A single window of Channa argus isolate prfri chromosome 12, Channa argus male v1.0, whole genome shotgun sequence DNA harbors:
- the LOC137137870 gene encoding V-set domain containing T-cell activation inhibitor 1-like, with the protein MFASKWTIFICLLLNCSASEVKPGDKTTLQCQGPTDADIDTVLLKWIRPDLKSDGYVFYFKDNQIQKDLQHPSFHGRVELRDPQMKDGDFSVILKNITINDTGIYECRVRYGGSELISNITLTVTDSGLDERGGDKDGHVGLIVGLSVGLSVVVLVSFIIYRKYRIPRV; encoded by the exons ATGTTTGCTTCGAAATGGACCATATTTATATGTCTGCTACTGAACTGTTCTGCCTCTGAAG TGAAGCCTGGAGATAAAACCACTCTTCAGTGTCAAGGTCCCACAGATGCTGACATTGACACCGTATTGTTAAAGTGGATCAGACCGGACCTTAAGTCAGATGGTTATGTTTTCTACTTCAAAGACAATCAGATACAAAAAGACTTACAGCATCCATCTTTTCATGGTCGAGTGGAGCTGAGAGATCCACAGATGAAGGACGGAGACttttctgtgattctgaagaacATCACCATCAATGATACTGGAATATATGAGTGTCGTGTTAGATATGGAGGCTCTGAGCTAATCAGCAACATAACCCTGACAGTCACAGactcag gTTTGGATGAGCGTGGAGGAGACAAGGATGGACATGTTGGACTGATAGTGGGTCTGTCAGTTGGTCTGTCAGTTGTCGTTCTTGTTAGTTTTATCATCTATAGAAAATACAGAATACCCAGAGTGTAG
- the LOC137137840 gene encoding uncharacterized protein, which produces MSQCGDRWGKVVSSTCNISYMDPLESGVYWCESREGSTSNSITITVTGGAVILQSPVLPVMEGHDVSLRCAMKNSSKLPADFYKDGSLIRTEPTGHMTIHHVTKSDEGLYKCHISSHGESPPSWIYVTEKPTTPSSHSWISVKHQEEKPTISPLPTSQSSPHLYVLLSVLSVLGLVLLVILVLLMRRCVHRKLKDCGPAAVTTEDVSYGQIVIKSTPRRSAAETDPAAVYSAVRTEDVSYGQIVIRPNRSRDFPPEPEVIYSSLRSNFTP; this is translated from the exons ATGTCTCAGTGTGGAGATCGTTGGGGAAAAGTAGTTAGTTCAACCTGTAACATCAGCTACATGGACCCACTGGaaagtggagtttactggtgtgagtccagagagggatcaaccagtaacagcatcaccatcactgtcactg gtggagcagtgatcctgcagagtcctgtcctccctgtgatggagggacatgatgtctctctgcgcTGTGCAATGAAGAActcctccaagctcccagctgatttctataaagatggctccctcatcaggactgagcctacaggtcacatgaccatccaccatgttaccaagtctgatgaaggcctctacaagtgtcacatcagcagtcatggagagtctccacccagctggatctacgtcacag aaaaacctacaacacCTTCTTCACACAGTTGGATCTCTGTCAAGCACCAGGAAG AGAAACCCACCATCTCACCATTACCAACATCCCAATCGTCTCCACATCTCTATGTGTTGTTGTCTGTTCTATCTGTCTTGGGTCTGGTTCTACTGGTGATACTGGTTCTACTGATGAGACGATGTGTTCACAGGAAACTTAAAG ACTGTGGTCCAGCAGCAGTGACAACAGAAGACGTCAGTTATGGACAAATAGTCATCAAATCAACACCCAGACGCTCAGCAG CAGAAACTGatccagctgcagtttattCAGCGGTGAGAACAGAAGACGTCAGTTATGGACAAATAGTCATCAGACCAAACAGGAGCAGAG actTTCCTCCAGAACCAGAGGTCATCTACTCTTCACTGAGGTCGAACTTCACACCTTAA